The following coding sequences are from one Ornithodoros turicata isolate Travis chromosome 1, ASM3712646v1, whole genome shotgun sequence window:
- the LOC135377480 gene encoding low-density lipoprotein receptor-related protein 1B-like isoform X2 encodes MRWSTWTSKLHRLLLKFLTLGVCCHLGAALRVRPLAIMPHSLKLGSDCKSSMECLLFVPNSHCNWHEGAVCDCQPYHVRYNNTMCLKGSLLSYGCVMDEQCTSRVPHSRCGENGLCGCQDNYIPYRLDKCLPPAKLEDFCLNDLQCRMANTFSYCKYIIPRVYGKCKCPTGYMLTHDQGCMPYLESECGSNDDCRKVTPNSQCIRKGNKNVCACSEGYRTSGNKIRCEADKYVDSPSILSLTKVKPVNRIPPASLKLKPQSLGKVCNYTRECQLRDKYSDCIDGVCQCVHPTSTCSKTHTGCLNDTFQCNNGQCISWFFVCDGMKNCADGSDESGCKKYHCPLGSFQCDDGTCKSRATVCNGKWECPDGSDEARCYKGIKCDRNAFQCKNGQCLPKYVFCNAVVDCTDGSDEDQEACIKGESCPADSFRCKNKMCRSSAILCSGVDGCGDNSDEIGCSVCKCDKPPDTSASSI; translated from the exons CCATCATGCCTCACAGTCTGAAACTAGGCTCCGACTGCAAGTCCTCCATGGAATGCTTATTATTCGTGCCCAACAGTCACTGCAATTGGCACGAGGGAGCCGTCTGTGACTGCCAGCCGTACCACGTGCGGTACAACaacaccatgtgtttgaaag GTTCTTTGCTTTCGTATGGGTGCGTAATGGATGAACAGTGCACGAGCAGAGTTCCACACAGCCGGTGTGGTGAAAATGGTTTATGCGGCTGTCAAGACAACTACATTCCTTACCGCCTAGACAAATGCCTACCAC CTGCAAAGCTTGAGGATTTCTGTCTCAACGACCTCCAATGCCGAATGGCGAACACATTCAGCTATTGCAAATACATCATACCCAGGGTGTACGGGAAATGCAAATGCCCGACCGGCTACATGCTCACCCACGATCAAGGATGCATGCCGT ATCTGGAGAGCGAATGCGGCTCGAACGACGACTGTCGCAAGGTGACCCCGAATTCCCAATGCATCCGGAAGGGCAACAAGAACGTTTGCGCCTGTAGTGAAGGTTACAGAACGTCTGGGAATAAGATCCGTTGCGAAGCTGATAAGTACG TGGACTCTCCTAGCATCTTAAGTTTGACTAAAGTGAAGCCCGTCAACCGTATACCACCCGCATCGCTGAAACTGAAGCCTCAGTCCCTCGgaaaagtgtgcaactacacgCGAGAGTGTCAGCTGCGAGACAAGTACAGCGACTGCATCGATGGTGTTTGCCAGTGTGTCCATCCCACGTCTACATGCAGTAAAACGCATACAG GCTGTCTCAACGACACCTTCCAATGCAACAATGGCCAATGTATCTCCTGGTTCTTTGTGTGCGACGGAATgaagaactgtgccgacggAAGCGATGAATCCGGCTGCAAGAAATACC aTTGTCCTTTGGGCTCGTTCCAGTGCGACGATGGTACCTGCAAGTCCAGGGCAACTGTGTGTAACGGCAAATGGGAATGCCCCGATGGCAGTGATGAGGCAAGATGCTACAAAG GTATCAAGTGTGACAGGAATGCCTTTCAGTGCAAAAATGGCCAGTGCCTACCAAAGTACGTGTTCTGCAATGCTGTAGTGGACTGCACCGATGGAAGCGATGAAGATCAAGAAGCTTGCATAAAAG GCGAATCTTGTCCTGCGGATAGCTTCAGGTGCAAGAACAAGATGTGCCGTTCGTCCGCCATTCTCTGCAGCGGAGTTGATGGATGTGGAGATAACAGTGACGAAATCGGCTGCTCAGTCTGTA aaTGCGACAAGCCACCGGACACCTCAGCGTCGTCCATCTAA
- the LOC135377480 gene encoding low-density lipoprotein receptor-related protein 1B-like isoform X3, with product MPHSLKLGSDCKSSMECLLFVPNSHCNWHEGAVCDCQPYHVRYNNTMCLKGSLLSYGCVMDEQCTSRVPHSRCGENGLCGCQDNYIPYRLDKCLPPAKLEDFCLNDLQCRMANTFSYCKYIIPRVYGKCKCPTGYMLTHDQGCMPYLESECGSNDDCRKVTPNSQCIRKGNKNVCACSEGYRTSGNKIRCEADKYVDSPSILSLTKVKPVNRIPPASLKLKPQSLGKVCNYTRECQLRDKYSDCIDGVCQCVHPTSTCSKTHTGCLNDTFQCNNGQCISWFFVCDGMKNCADGSDESGCKKYHCPLGSFQCDDGTCKSRATVCNGKWECPDGSDEARCYKGIKCDRNAFQCKNGQCLPKYVFCNAVVDCTDGSDEDQEACIKGESCPADSFRCKNKMCRSSAILCSGVDGCGDNSDEIGCSVCKCDKPPDTSASSI from the exons ATGCCTCACAGTCTGAAACTAGGCTCCGACTGCAAGTCCTCCATGGAATGCTTATTATTCGTGCCCAACAGTCACTGCAATTGGCACGAGGGAGCCGTCTGTGACTGCCAGCCGTACCACGTGCGGTACAACaacaccatgtgtttgaaag GTTCTTTGCTTTCGTATGGGTGCGTAATGGATGAACAGTGCACGAGCAGAGTTCCACACAGCCGGTGTGGTGAAAATGGTTTATGCGGCTGTCAAGACAACTACATTCCTTACCGCCTAGACAAATGCCTACCAC CTGCAAAGCTTGAGGATTTCTGTCTCAACGACCTCCAATGCCGAATGGCGAACACATTCAGCTATTGCAAATACATCATACCCAGGGTGTACGGGAAATGCAAATGCCCGACCGGCTACATGCTCACCCACGATCAAGGATGCATGCCGT ATCTGGAGAGCGAATGCGGCTCGAACGACGACTGTCGCAAGGTGACCCCGAATTCCCAATGCATCCGGAAGGGCAACAAGAACGTTTGCGCCTGTAGTGAAGGTTACAGAACGTCTGGGAATAAGATCCGTTGCGAAGCTGATAAGTACG TGGACTCTCCTAGCATCTTAAGTTTGACTAAAGTGAAGCCCGTCAACCGTATACCACCCGCATCGCTGAAACTGAAGCCTCAGTCCCTCGgaaaagtgtgcaactacacgCGAGAGTGTCAGCTGCGAGACAAGTACAGCGACTGCATCGATGGTGTTTGCCAGTGTGTCCATCCCACGTCTACATGCAGTAAAACGCATACAG GCTGTCTCAACGACACCTTCCAATGCAACAATGGCCAATGTATCTCCTGGTTCTTTGTGTGCGACGGAATgaagaactgtgccgacggAAGCGATGAATCCGGCTGCAAGAAATACC aTTGTCCTTTGGGCTCGTTCCAGTGCGACGATGGTACCTGCAAGTCCAGGGCAACTGTGTGTAACGGCAAATGGGAATGCCCCGATGGCAGTGATGAGGCAAGATGCTACAAAG GTATCAAGTGTGACAGGAATGCCTTTCAGTGCAAAAATGGCCAGTGCCTACCAAAGTACGTGTTCTGCAATGCTGTAGTGGACTGCACCGATGGAAGCGATGAAGATCAAGAAGCTTGCATAAAAG GCGAATCTTGTCCTGCGGATAGCTTCAGGTGCAAGAACAAGATGTGCCGTTCGTCCGCCATTCTCTGCAGCGGAGTTGATGGATGTGGAGATAACAGTGACGAAATCGGCTGCTCAGTCTGTA aaTGCGACAAGCCACCGGACACCTCAGCGTCGTCCATCTAA